The proteins below come from a single Blattabacterium cuenoti genomic window:
- a CDS encoding DUF2795 domain-containing protein, with amino-acid sequence MYWTLELASHLEDAPWPATKEELIDFAIRTGAPLEVVENLQQLENGDGEVFESIEDIWADYPRDDEDFYWNRDEYEI; translated from the coding sequence ATGTATTGGACTTTAGAATTAGCCTCTCATTTAGAGGATGCCCCATGGCCAGCTACAAAAGAAGAACTAATTGATTTTGCTATTCGTACTGGTGCCCCTTTAGAAGTAGTAGAAAATCTACAACAATTAGAAAATGGTGATGGGGAGGTTTTTGAATCAATAGAAGACATATGGGCAGATTATCCAAGGGATGATGAAGACTTTTATTGGAATAGAGATGAATATGAAATTTAA
- the fmt gene encoding methionyl-tRNA formyltransferase has translation MKKFLKIVFIGSNSFSLFPLIELYIKRYNIIGIITNPDNNFNKNKSYSIIKQYALKKNIPFLQPKNFLDPFFLEKLKKWNSDIQIVVSFKILPKEIWNLPKLGTINLHPSLLPQYRGAAPINWAIINGEKKTGLTVFFIEKKIDSGKIIIQKEVEIKKFETAGQLEKRLRKLSGTIIIDSINKILNRNNSKYIIQNSIKNDIIKYAPKIFSKDCKILWNQSIDDIYNKIRGLSPRPTAWTLLHFDIKKIVRLKIFLVKKKIKNHSYPIGLVLINLKKKEMYISVKKGFINIIKCQIEGKKKMNVKNFINGIKKIKNLFVR, from the coding sequence ATGAAAAAATTTCTAAAAATTGTTTTTATAGGATCAAATAGTTTTTCTTTATTCCCATTAATAGAATTATATATTAAAAGATACAATATTATAGGAATAATAACTAATCCAGATAATAATTTTAATAAAAATAAATCTTATTCTATTATAAAACAATATGCACTAAAAAAAAATATTCCTTTTCTACAACCTAAAAATTTTTTAGATCCTTTTTTTTTAGAAAAATTAAAAAAATGGAATTCAGATATACAAATAGTTGTTTCTTTTAAAATTTTGCCAAAAGAAATATGGAATCTTCCAAAATTAGGAACTATAAATTTACATCCATCTTTATTACCCCAATATAGAGGTGCAGCACCTATTAATTGGGCCATTATAAATGGAGAAAAAAAAACAGGATTAACTGTTTTTTTTATAGAAAAAAAAATAGATTCCGGAAAAATAATTATCCAAAAAGAAGTAGAAATAAAAAAATTTGAAACAGCAGGACAATTAGAAAAAAGATTAAGAAAACTTAGTGGAACTATCATTATAGATAGTATAAATAAAATTCTAAATAGAAACAATTCAAAATATATTATTCAAAATAGTATAAAAAATGATATAATAAAATATGCACCTAAAATATTTTCAAAAGATTGTAAAATATTATGGAATCAATCTATAGATGATATTTATAATAAAATAAGAGGATTAAGTCCAAGACCTACTGCATGGACATTATTACATTTCGATATAAAAAAAATTGTAAGATTAAAAATTTTTTTAGTTAAAAAAAAAATAAAAAATCATTCTTATCCAATAGGATTGGTATTAATTAATTTAAAAAAAAAAGAAATGTATATTTCAGTTAAAAAAGGATTTATAAATATTATAAAATGTCAAATAGAGGGTAAAAAAAAAATGAATGTAAAAAATTTTATTAATGGTATAAAAAAAATAAAAAATCTATTTGTTAGATAA
- a CDS encoding HU family DNA-binding protein — MNKTELINSIAEKTGITKIKAKNFTDAFIQTVIESLKKGDKVSLVGFGTFSVVERNPRNGINPKTGKKIYIPRKKVAKFKIGTELTKL; from the coding sequence ATGAATAAAACCGAATTAATTAATTCAATAGCTGAAAAAACTGGAATAACAAAAATAAAAGCAAAAAATTTTACAGATGCATTTATTCAAACAGTCATTGAATCTCTAAAAAAAGGTGATAAAGTATCATTAGTAGGATTTGGAACATTTTCCGTGGTAGAAAGAAATCCTAGAAATGGAATTAATCCTAAAACAGGAAAAAAAATATATATTCCAAGAAAAAAAGTAGCTAAATTTAAAATAGGAACAGAGTTAACAAAATTATAA
- the pdxH gene encoding pyridoxamine 5'-phosphate oxidase, with translation MITDLSRLRKNYKKRNVFNKIPDNPFYLFDDWFQNEILIQKKNNINQEVNAMSLSTIGKDGGPETRIVLLKEYSKNGFIFYTNYLSSKGISIKNFPKVCLSFFWNRTDRQIIIKGVTSKLKIKKSNEYFDKRPIENQLSSWSSRQSTFILNKDFLEKKYKKWSFFFKNKKITRPFYWGGYIVSPYKIEFWQGQPNRLHNRLVYQLKEDKIWIVKQLSP, from the coding sequence ATGATTACTGATTTAAGTAGGTTAAGGAAAAATTACAAAAAAAGAAATGTATTTAATAAAATTCCTGATAATCCATTTTATTTATTTGATGATTGGTTTCAAAATGAGATTTTAATTCAAAAAAAAAATAATATAAATCAAGAAGTTAATGCAATGTCTCTTTCTACTATAGGAAAAGATGGAGGACCAGAAACTAGAATAGTTTTGTTGAAAGAATATTCTAAAAATGGCTTTATTTTCTATACAAATTATTTAAGTTCTAAAGGAATTTCAATTAAAAATTTTCCAAAAGTATGTCTATCATTCTTTTGGAATAGAACAGATAGACAAATAATTATTAAAGGAGTAACATCTAAATTAAAAATAAAAAAATCTAACGAATATTTTGATAAAAGACCAATAGAAAACCAACTTAGTAGTTGGTCTTCTAGACAGAGTACTTTTATTCTTAATAAAGATTTTTTAGAAAAAAAATATAAAAAATGGAGTTTTTTTTTTAAAAATAAAAAAATAACAAGGCCATTTTATTGGGGGGGATATATAGTTAGTCCATATAAGATTGAATTTTGGCAAGGACAACCCAATCGATTGCATAACCGATTGGTTTATCAGTTAAAAGAAGATAAAATTTGGATAGTAAAACAGTTATCTCCTTAA
- a CDS encoding phenylalanine--tRNA ligase subunit beta translates to MKISFNWIKEYISFTNINIDENQISEILTDIGMNVKNTYVNSNTKDFIFEIEIIPNRNDIISHYGIAKDLYAALIFRGYNVFLKKLNINKPKKYSENKISIILKDDHKRCIRYSGMSIFQIKIDTSPSWLISKLNSLGIKSVNNIVDIINFVIYELGIPFHLFNLDKIDGKKIFIKNLDRKNKFLSIPNNINKLYNNDLIIYDNKNILSLSGIINNNKYEIINQDIKNIFIGCISLNSTYVKIFKKKYSISSSDHPLFLLEKGIDPNKIIFALHRLYYLIKNFLNKNITVSKIIDIYPYPINQLTLKLNYNNITNIIGEKIQEKNIKKILLLLDIHIIKEYKNYILVSIPTSRTDIKREIDLIEEILRIYGINNIKINDKINIVLAPKIYYQEEYKIQQLISEQLINYGFQEIISSTIRNYNKKELLINSFFKREKISIINSDNNKIMRNNLLFGIIDCINYNYNHNRINIKDNIKIFEIGKIYYKKNGFFLEKTYLGISISKINIKNNQSNILYFLYFKGIIEQILQKMGINNYIQYICDNPLLENNISFLYKKKELVSLGKVKKNYSKNHKIFYAQLNWNYLIHIIQKNKFIYHPLSKYPISRRDLSFLINKNITFEELNQSINNQKNNLIKEYRIYDIYEDKIFLEKKSYTVSFFFESSNKTLKNEIINHSMNLIENFLEKKFNAIIRKNVNY, encoded by the coding sequence ATGAAAATATCATTTAATTGGATTAAAGAATATATATCTTTTACTAATATTAATATTGACGAAAATCAAATATCTGAAATATTAACAGATATTGGAATGAACGTAAAAAATACCTATGTAAATTCTAATACAAAAGATTTTATTTTCGAAATAGAAATAATTCCTAATAGAAATGATATTATAAGTCATTATGGAATAGCAAAAGATTTATATGCAGCATTAATATTTAGAGGATATAATGTTTTTTTAAAAAAATTAAACATAAATAAACCTAAAAAATATTCTGAAAATAAAATATCTATTATTTTAAAAGATGATCACAAAAGATGTATAAGATATTCTGGAATGTCTATTTTTCAAATAAAAATAGATACTTCCCCTAGTTGGTTAATATCTAAATTAAATTCTTTAGGAATAAAAAGTGTTAATAATATAGTAGATATTATAAATTTTGTGATTTATGAATTAGGAATTCCTTTTCATCTATTTAATTTAGATAAAATAGATGGGAAAAAAATTTTTATAAAAAATTTAGATCGAAAAAATAAATTTTTATCTATTCCTAATAATATTAATAAATTATATAACAACGATTTAATAATATATGATAATAAAAATATATTATCTTTATCAGGAATAATAAATAATAATAAATACGAAATTATCAATCAAGATATTAAAAATATTTTTATCGGATGTATTTCTTTAAATTCAACGTATGTAAAAATTTTTAAAAAAAAATATTCAATCTCTTCTTCTGATCATCCACTTTTTCTTTTAGAAAAAGGAATAGATCCTAATAAAATAATATTTGCATTACATAGGTTATATTACCTTATAAAAAATTTTTTGAATAAAAATATTACTGTATCTAAAATAATAGATATTTATCCTTATCCAATTAATCAACTGACTTTAAAGTTAAATTATAATAATATTACAAATATTATCGGAGAAAAAATTCAAGAAAAAAATATAAAAAAAATATTATTATTATTAGATATACATATAATTAAAGAATATAAAAATTACATATTAGTTTCTATTCCAACTAGTAGAACAGATATTAAAAGAGAAATTGATTTAATAGAAGAAATATTACGAATTTATGGAATAAATAATATTAAAATAAATGATAAAATTAATATTGTTTTAGCTCCTAAAATTTACTATCAAGAAGAATATAAAATTCAACAGTTGATATCAGAACAATTAATTAATTATGGATTTCAAGAAATTATATCTTCAACAATAAGAAATTATAATAAAAAAGAATTATTGATAAATTCTTTTTTCAAAAGAGAAAAAATTTCTATTATTAATTCCGACAATAATAAAATAATGCGTAATAATTTATTGTTCGGAATTATAGACTGTATCAATTATAATTATAATCATAATAGAATAAATATAAAAGATAATATAAAAATATTCGAAATAGGAAAAATATATTATAAAAAAAATGGATTTTTTTTAGAAAAAACATATTTAGGAATATCTATATCAAAAATCAATATAAAAAATAATCAATCAAATATTTTATACTTTTTATATTTTAAAGGAATTATTGAGCAAATACTTCAAAAAATGGGAATTAATAATTATATACAATATATTTGTGATAATCCTTTATTAGAAAATAATATATCTTTTCTTTATAAAAAAAAAGAATTAGTGTCTCTTGGAAAAGTCAAAAAAAATTATAGTAAAAATCATAAAATATTTTATGCTCAATTAAATTGGAATTATTTAATTCATATTATTCAAAAAAATAAATTTATATATCATCCATTATCTAAATATCCTATTTCAAGAAGGGATTTATCCTTTTTAATAAATAAAAATATTACATTTGAAGAATTAAATCAATCAATAAATAATCAAAAAAATAATTTAATTAAAGAATATAGAATATATGATATATATGAGGATAAAATTTTTTTAGAAAAAAAATCTTATACTGTTAGTTTTTTTTTTGAGAGTAGTAATAAAACATTAAAAAATGAAATTATCAATCATTCAATGAATTTAATTGAAAATTTTTTGGAAAAAAAATTTAATGCTATAATAAGAAAAAATGTTAATTATTAG
- a CDS encoding glycine--tRNA ligase, translated as MKKKLLEFLISHSKNNGFIFPSSEIYGGINAIFDYGQYGVELKNNIKEYWWKSMVQINDNIVGMDSSILMHPNVWKASKHASKFNELLIDNKTSKKRYRPDLLIMNHVKKYFKKNPDERNKIVSRLLKFLKKKDLLGIKKIIDELNICDPLTKTKDWTNIRYFNMMFEIKNFKNLFLRPETAQGSFCNFQNVRITNRFKIPFGIAQIGKSFRNEITARQFLFRLREFEQMELQFFIYPKKEEEKLWYEYWKNYRLKWHFELNLGKEKYKLFNHDSLAHYASIGMDIEFDFPFGFKELEGIHSRRDFDIKQHELFSKKKLGISEVNGKTIIPYVIETSLGLDRIFLAILFSSLKKEILKNGKTRVVLKLPSFLSPIKAAILPLVNKDGIPDIAKNIFNNMKIHYPMIYDNKGTIGKLYRRQDAIGTPLCFTVDYLTKNTNTVTVRYRDNMNQQRIHIKEISKLIEKETGLKNILNRISNN; from the coding sequence ATGAAAAAAAAATTATTGGAATTTTTAATATCTCATTCTAAAAATAATGGATTTATTTTTCCTTCTAGTGAAATTTATGGAGGAATAAATGCAATTTTTGATTATGGCCAATATGGAGTCGAATTAAAAAATAATATCAAAGAATATTGGTGGAAATCAATGGTACAAATTAATGATAATATAGTAGGAATGGATTCTTCTATATTAATGCATCCCAACGTATGGAAGGCTTCTAAACACGCTAGTAAATTTAATGAATTATTAATCGATAATAAAACATCTAAAAAAAGATATCGTCCGGATTTATTAATTATGAATCATGTAAAAAAATATTTCAAAAAAAATCCTGATGAAAGGAATAAGATTGTTTCACGTTTATTAAAATTTTTGAAAAAAAAAGATTTATTAGGAATAAAAAAAATAATTGATGAGTTAAATATATGTGATCCATTAACCAAAACTAAAGATTGGACAAATATTCGGTATTTTAATATGATGTTTGAAATTAAAAATTTTAAAAATTTATTTTTACGTCCAGAAACTGCACAAGGTAGTTTTTGTAATTTTCAAAATGTTAGAATAACAAATAGATTTAAAATTCCATTTGGAATTGCTCAAATAGGAAAATCGTTTAGAAACGAAATAACAGCAAGACAATTTTTGTTCAGATTAAGAGAATTTGAACAAATGGAATTACAATTTTTTATTTATCCTAAAAAAGAAGAAGAAAAATTATGGTATGAATACTGGAAAAATTATCGTTTAAAATGGCATTTTGAATTAAACTTAGGGAAAGAAAAATATAAATTATTTAATCATGATAGTTTGGCTCATTATGCTAGTATCGGAATGGATATAGAATTTGATTTTCCTTTTGGATTTAAAGAATTAGAAGGTATTCATTCCAGAAGAGATTTTGATATAAAACAACATGAACTTTTTTCTAAAAAAAAATTAGGGATATCTGAAGTAAATGGAAAAACTATTATTCCTTATGTGATAGAAACTTCTTTAGGATTAGATAGAATTTTTCTTGCCATACTTTTTTCTTCTTTAAAAAAAGAAATTCTAAAGAATGGAAAAACTAGAGTAGTTTTAAAACTACCTTCTTTCTTATCTCCAATAAAAGCTGCTATTCTACCATTGGTAAATAAAGATGGCATACCTGATATTGCAAAAAATATATTTAACAATATGAAAATTCATTATCCAATGATTTATGATAATAAAGGAACTATAGGTAAATTATATCGAAGACAAGATGCTATAGGAACTCCACTTTGTTTTACTGTAGATTATCTAACTAAAAATACAAATACTGTAACAGTAAGATATAGGGATAATATGAATCAACAAAGAATACATATAAAAGAAATATCTAAATTGATAGAAAAAGAAACTGGATTAAAAAATATTTTAAATAGAATATCTAATAATTAA
- the trxB gene encoding thioredoxin-disulfide reductase, whose translation MYKIDLKKIYKCIIIGSGPAGYSASIYAARSDLNPIILSGKLPGGQLTTTNRVDNYLGFPNGIDGVELMDNCKKQITRFDVKILNESVTSVLFSEKKGGIHKIFFGKKNKNVLKSQGVIIATGSTPNFLGIKNEKKLLGSGVSLCATCDGFFYKNKNVAIVGGGDTALEEANYLAKICNNVYILVRKNYFKGSKILQHRIYKKKNINVLFQSTIVEIMGKNFLEGIKFFNNQDKKYETKMINGLFIAIGFYPNTKIFKNQIDLTEKGFIVVEKGKTLTSNPGIFAAGDVQDPDYRQAITSAGSGCMAALDLEKYLYSL comes from the coding sequence ATGTATAAAATAGATCTTAAGAAAATATATAAATGTATTATTATTGGATCAGGCCCAGCAGGATATTCTGCATCTATTTATGCAGCTAGATCAGATTTAAATCCTATAATTTTATCAGGAAAATTACCAGGTGGTCAACTAACAACTACTAATAGGGTTGATAATTATCTAGGTTTTCCAAATGGAATAGACGGTGTTGAATTAATGGATAATTGCAAAAAACAAATAACACGTTTTGATGTAAAGATATTAAATGAATCCGTTACTAGTGTTTTATTTTCAGAAAAAAAAGGTGGAATTCATAAAATTTTTTTTGGCAAAAAAAATAAAAATGTTTTAAAAAGTCAAGGTGTTATTATCGCTACGGGGTCTACTCCTAATTTTTTGGGAATAAAAAATGAAAAAAAATTATTAGGATCAGGAGTTTCTTTATGTGCTACTTGTGATGGTTTTTTTTATAAAAATAAAAATGTAGCAATAGTAGGAGGAGGTGATACTGCATTAGAGGAAGCTAATTATTTAGCTAAAATATGTAATAATGTTTATATTTTAGTAAGAAAAAATTATTTTAAAGGATCAAAAATATTACAACATAGAATTTATAAAAAAAAAAATATAAATGTTTTATTTCAATCTACTATTGTAGAAATTATGGGAAAAAATTTTTTAGAAGGAATTAAATTTTTCAATAATCAAGATAAGAAATATGAAACTAAAATGATTAACGGTTTATTTATTGCTATAGGATTTTATCCAAATACAAAAATTTTTAAAAATCAAATAGATTTAACTGAAAAAGGATTTATTGTTGTAGAAAAGGGAAAAACTTTAACAAGTAATCCAGGTATATTTGCCGCTGGTGATGTACAAGATCCTGATTATAGACAAGCTATAACATCTGCTGGAAGTGGATGTATGGCTGCATTAGATTTAGAAAAATATTTGTATTCATTATAA
- a CDS encoding type I restriction enzyme HsdR N-terminal domain-containing protein: protein MYNNTFNFFIRKNLILKRINRKIFIFCIKRKKFFSFKKEEVVRQHILFILKNIKNYKDSDILVESSIRINNSLNLRLDILVFFKKKPHILIECKSPNIVITQKTFDQISAYNKFVKSNYLMISNGIKNFIFKKNKQKKKFYFIRYIP, encoded by the coding sequence ATGTATAATAATACATTTAATTTTTTTATAAGAAAAAACCTCATTTTAAAAAGAATAAATCGAAAAATATTTATTTTTTGTATAAAAAGAAAAAAATTTTTTTCCTTTAAAAAAGAAGAAGTTGTCAGACAACATATTCTTTTTATACTAAAAAATATAAAAAATTATAAAGATTCAGATATTTTAGTAGAAAGTTCAATACGGATCAATAATTCCTTAAATCTAAGATTAGATATCTTAGTTTTTTTTAAAAAAAAACCACATATATTAATTGAGTGTAAATCACCTAATATAGTCATAACACAAAAAACATTTGATCAAATTTCTGCTTATAACAAATTTGTCAAGTCTAATTATTTAATGATCAGTAATGGAATTAAAAATTTTATTTTCAAAAAAAATAAACAGAAAAAAAAATTTTATTTTATAAGATATATTCCTTAA
- the gap gene encoding type I glyceraldehyde-3-phosphate dehydrogenase, giving the protein MSTIRIGINGIGRIGKLVLLSAINRNDIEIVCINDLISIEYLAYILKYDSIHNSNNINCINILIENDNFLVINGKKIKVTNIKDPQNLLWGKLDVKYVVDCTGVFLTRELANYHIKSGAEKVILSAPPKDGDIPMFVMGVNNNKMNRNDIIVSNASCTTNCLSPIVKVLNDNFGILKGLMTTIHASTATQKVVDSISNKDWRSGRSSLINIIPSSTGAANAVGKIIPSLNGKLTGMAFRVPVSNGSVLDFTVCLKKNTDYDQIKNSMKIAANSYLNGILGYTEDPVVSTDFIGDKRISIFDANASIMLNSNFLKVISWYDNEFGYSNKLVELIVYMHSIN; this is encoded by the coding sequence ATGTCTACTATTAGAATAGGAATTAATGGAATTGGAAGAATAGGAAAATTAGTTTTATTATCTGCTATAAATAGGAATGATATTGAAATTGTATGTATAAATGATTTGATATCTATAGAATACTTAGCATATATATTAAAATATGATTCTATTCATAATAGCAATAATATTAATTGTATAAATATTCTCATTGAGAATGATAATTTTTTAGTGATAAATGGAAAAAAAATTAAGGTTACTAATATAAAAGATCCTCAAAATTTATTATGGGGAAAATTGGATGTAAAATATGTAGTAGATTGTACAGGTGTTTTTTTAACTAGAGAATTAGCTAATTATCATATAAAATCTGGAGCTGAAAAAGTTATTTTATCTGCTCCTCCTAAAGATGGAGATATTCCAATGTTTGTAATGGGGGTCAATAATAATAAAATGAATAGAAATGATATAATTGTATCTAATGCATCTTGCACTACAAATTGTTTATCCCCCATAGTTAAAGTATTAAATGATAATTTTGGGATATTAAAAGGATTAATGACTACTATTCATGCTAGTACTGCAACTCAAAAAGTTGTTGACTCTATATCCAATAAAGATTGGAGATCGGGTAGATCATCATTAATTAATATCATACCTTCATCTACTGGTGCAGCGAATGCTGTAGGAAAAATAATACCTAGCTTAAATGGAAAATTAACTGGTATGGCTTTTAGAGTCCCTGTATCTAATGGATCAGTTTTAGATTTTACCGTATGTCTAAAAAAAAATACTGATTATGATCAAATAAAAAATTCAATGAAAATAGCAGCTAATAGTTATTTAAATGGTATATTAGGTTATACAGAAGATCCAGTAGTCTCAACAGATTTTATAGGTGATAAAAGAATATCTATTTTCGATGCTAATGCTAGTATTATGTTAAATTCTAATTTTTTAAAAGTTATATCATGGTACGATAATGAATTTGGTTATTCAAATAAATTAGTAGAACTTATCGTATACATGCATTCTATTAATTAA
- the lepA gene encoding translation elongation factor 4 translates to MHYIRNFCIIAHIDHGKSTLADRFLELTNTIVKKNKDQLLDDMDLERERGITIKSHAVQMNYQYKRKNYILNLIDTPGHVDFSYEVRRSIYSCEGALLVVDCTKGIQAQTVSNLSLALKNNLTIIPVLNKIDLSEKFFYKKIIEDIIDLTKCKTDEIITVSAKTGLGVKNILNRIIEKIPYPTGNSKNPLQAIIFDSIYNPFKGIEIFFRIKNGIIKKGQKLKLMSTGKFFYAHEIGNLKLKYIPKNKISTGDVGYIISGIKKNFGLKVGDTITDFDCPAKNFIQKIEEIKPMVFASIYPLNTDKYEDLRNSMEKLKLNDPSIYFIPESSPALGYGFRCGFLGMLHIEIIKDRLEREYGVSVIITVPNVSYKVYIKNDIIFINNPSNFSDSIKYKKIEEPYVTISIFTKKEFIGNIISLCTKKRGIMINQYYLSSGKVRIIFELPLSEIIFDFYNKLKTISKGYATFDYRFIGYRLVELKKIIILINYEKIESLSMLVHKENINFFAKKICKRLLNIIPRHQFDIAIQASVSGKIIARETIKSFRKDVIGKCYGGDITRKKKLLNKQKKGKKKMRTLGKVEIPSSAFMTFVKIEE, encoded by the coding sequence ATTCATTATATTCGTAATTTCTGTATTATTGCTCATATAGATCATGGTAAAAGTACATTAGCAGATAGATTTTTAGAATTGACAAATACAATTGTAAAAAAAAATAAAGATCAGTTATTAGATGATATGGATTTAGAGCGAGAAAGGGGGATAACTATAAAAAGTCACGCAGTGCAAATGAATTATCAATATAAAAGAAAAAATTATATTTTAAATTTGATTGATACCCCGGGCCATGTAGATTTTTCTTATGAAGTTAGAAGATCTATTTATTCTTGTGAAGGAGCATTATTAGTTGTTGACTGTACGAAAGGAATACAAGCACAAACTGTATCCAATTTATCTTTAGCATTAAAAAATAATCTCACTATTATTCCAGTTTTGAATAAGATTGATTTATCTGAAAAATTTTTTTATAAAAAAATTATAGAAGATATAATCGATTTAACAAAATGTAAAACAGATGAAATAATAACGGTTAGTGCAAAAACCGGATTAGGTGTAAAAAATATATTAAATAGAATTATTGAAAAAATACCTTATCCAACAGGTAACTCAAAAAATCCATTGCAAGCTATTATATTTGATTCTATATATAATCCTTTTAAAGGTATTGAAATTTTTTTTAGAATAAAAAATGGTATTATAAAAAAAGGGCAAAAATTAAAACTCATGTCTACAGGTAAATTTTTTTACGCTCATGAAATAGGTAATCTTAAATTAAAATATATTCCTAAAAATAAAATAAGTACAGGAGATGTTGGATATATTATTTCTGGAATAAAAAAAAATTTTGGATTAAAAGTAGGAGATACTATAACAGATTTTGATTGTCCAGCTAAAAATTTTATTCAAAAAATTGAAGAAATTAAGCCTATGGTTTTTGCAAGTATTTATCCATTAAATACTGATAAATATGAAGATTTACGAAATTCTATGGAAAAATTGAAATTAAATGATCCCTCTATTTATTTTATTCCAGAATCTTCTCCAGCTTTAGGCTATGGATTTCGTTGTGGATTTTTGGGAATGCTACATATAGAAATTATTAAAGATCGTTTAGAAAGAGAATATGGTGTTTCTGTAATAATTACTGTTCCTAATGTATCTTATAAGGTTTATATAAAAAATGATATTATTTTTATAAATAATCCTTCAAATTTTTCAGATTCTATAAAATATAAAAAAATAGAAGAACCTTACGTTACTATATCAATCTTTACTAAAAAAGAATTTATTGGTAATATAATATCTTTATGCACGAAAAAAAGAGGGATAATGATCAATCAATATTATCTTTCATCTGGAAAAGTTAGAATTATATTTGAACTTCCATTATCAGAAATTATTTTTGATTTTTATAATAAATTAAAGACTATATCAAAAGGATATGCTACTTTTGATTATCGTTTTATAGGATATAGATTAGTTGAATTGAAAAAGATTATTATATTGATTAATTATGAAAAAATAGAATCTTTATCTATGTTAGTACATAAAGAAAATATAAATTTTTTTGCAAAAAAAATTTGTAAAAGATTACTAAATATAATCCCTAGACATCAATTTGATATCGCCATTCAAGCTTCTGTATCCGGAAAAATTATTGCTAGAGAAACTATAAAATCTTTTAGAAAAGATGTTATTGGAAAATGTTATGGAGGGGATATAACTCGAAAAAAAAAGTTATTAAATAAACAAAAAAAAGGAAAAAAGAAGATGCGTACTTTAGGAAAAGTTGAAATTCCATCTTCAGCTTTTATGACTTTTGTAAAAATTGAAGAATAA
- the pth gene encoding aminoacyl-tRNA hydrolase — protein sequence MDNKFLIVGLGNPGIIYKKTRHNFGFLILDQIANKYSLYFSEKKLGYISKLNYDNKFIFFLKPTTYVNFSGKSVKYWIIKEKILLKNVLILSDDIYLKFGIFRLRQKGGNGGHNGLKSIEKEIRTSNYARLRFGINNSKNIKNHVLNNWKNEEINFLFSKSNISIKIIFSFVTKGLQKTMNLFN from the coding sequence ATGGATAATAAATTTTTAATAGTAGGATTAGGAAATCCAGGAATAATTTATAAAAAAACAAGACACAATTTTGGATTTCTCATTCTAGATCAAATTGCAAATAAATATTCATTATATTTTTCTGAAAAAAAATTGGGTTATATTTCTAAACTTAATTATGATAATAAATTTATTTTTTTTTTAAAACCTACTACTTATGTTAACTTTAGTGGAAAATCTGTAAAATATTGGATAATAAAAGAAAAAATATTATTAAAAAATGTTCTAATTTTATCTGATGATATTTATCTTAAATTTGGAATCTTTAGACTAAGACAAAAGGGAGGAAATGGTGGACATAATGGATTAAAAAGTATTGAAAAAGAAATTAGAACATCTAATTATGCCAGACTTAGGTTTGGGATAAACAATAGTAAAAATATTAAAAATCATGTATTAAATAATTGGAAAAATGAAGAAATAAATTTTTTATTTTCAAAATCCAATATAAGTATAAAAATAATATTTTCTTTTGTAACAAAAGGATTGCAAAAAACAATGAATTTATTTAATTAA